A genome region from Myroides fluvii includes the following:
- the ubiE gene encoding bifunctional demethylmenaquinone methyltransferase/2-methoxy-6-polyprenyl-1,4-benzoquinol methylase UbiE produces the protein MSKNITPYKDSQLGKKQQVEQMFDTISGNYDNLNRMISLGTDQGWRKKVLKLVEETNPTTILDIATGTGDMAILLSKTNAHKITGLDLSAGMLEVGRKKIKALNLDHRIEMIQGDSENLPFEDDSFDAITVGFGIRNFENLEKGLTEILRVLKPNGIFIILETSVPTKFPFKQGYFFYTKNIMPFMGKLFSKDQDAYKYLSDSAKNFPFGQELNNILVKVGFKTVKHRPQTMGIATIYSASK, from the coding sequence ATGAGTAAAAATATCACGCCCTATAAAGATTCTCAGCTTGGAAAAAAACAACAAGTAGAGCAAATGTTCGATACAATTTCAGGTAACTATGACAATTTGAATCGAATGATCTCATTAGGGACGGATCAAGGTTGGAGAAAAAAAGTACTAAAGTTAGTTGAAGAGACGAATCCCACAACGATTTTGGATATTGCAACAGGAACAGGAGACATGGCAATACTTTTATCCAAAACTAATGCTCACAAAATCACAGGATTAGATCTATCTGCAGGAATGCTTGAAGTAGGTAGAAAAAAAATAAAAGCCCTGAATTTAGACCATCGCATTGAAATGATTCAAGGCGATTCTGAAAACTTACCCTTTGAAGACGATTCATTTGACGCTATTACTGTAGGTTTTGGAATACGCAATTTTGAAAATTTAGAAAAAGGTTTAACAGAAATTTTAAGAGTATTAAAACCTAATGGAATTTTTATTATCTTAGAAACCTCAGTTCCGACTAAATTTCCGTTTAAGCAAGGATACTTCTTTTACACGAAAAACATTATGCCTTTCATGGGAAAACTGTTTTCAAAAGATCAAGATGCTTATAAATATTTATCTGATTCTGCTAAAAATTTCCCTTTTGGACAAGAATTGAACAATATTTTGGTAAAAGTCGGGTTTAAGACTGTGAAACACCGTCCGCAAACGATGGGTATAGCAACCATATATTCTGCTTCAAAGTAG
- the porT gene encoding type IX secretion/gliding motility protein PorT/SprT has translation MKKLFILLIILFASAHVTAQGIFGRNPIINKADWDKQRVHYGYYIGSNFLNFNFDYDKQYYDKLKSLAGEYGSDHTEIQITTNMGFNVGLVGNLRIMEYLDLRFEPGLIYSKRDLKFPRAFVMDYYMKNKPNSVPSMQEITNSSTKSISSTLIHLPLLLKFSAMRTGNIRPYVLGGFSADLNLSSNHKSDDDNYEGVWRMKQWTTNYELGVGIDIYFEYFKFSPSIRGVFGLGDELVRDKDPDSPWTGHISSMKTRGVFLNFTVH, from the coding sequence ATGAAAAAACTGTTTATCTTACTTATTATTCTATTCGCTTCTGCACACGTAACTGCACAAGGGATTTTTGGAAGAAATCCAATCATAAATAAAGCTGATTGGGACAAGCAACGCGTTCACTACGGTTATTATATTGGATCGAACTTTCTAAATTTTAATTTTGACTACGATAAACAGTATTACGACAAACTAAAAAGTCTAGCTGGCGAATATGGCAGTGATCATACTGAAATACAAATAACAACCAATATGGGTTTCAATGTGGGACTTGTAGGGAACTTGCGTATTATGGAGTATTTGGATTTGCGTTTTGAACCAGGTTTAATCTATTCTAAACGCGATTTAAAATTTCCTCGCGCTTTTGTGATGGATTATTACATGAAGAACAAGCCTAATTCGGTTCCTTCAATGCAAGAAATAACTAATTCAAGTACAAAATCAATCAGTTCTACCCTGATTCACTTGCCTTTACTTCTCAAATTTTCTGCTATGCGTACGGGAAATATTCGCCCTTATGTATTGGGAGGTTTTTCTGCCGACTTAAACTTGAGTAGCAACCACAAGTCAGATGACGACAACTATGAAGGAGTTTGGAGAATGAAACAGTGGACAACCAACTACGAACTAGGTGTAGGAATTGACATCTATTTTGAATACTTCAAATTTAGTCCTTCTATCCGAGGGGTATTTGGCCTAGGGGATGAATTAGTTCGCGACAAAGATCCAGACAGCCCATGGACAGGACACATTAGCTCCATGAAAACAAGAGGTGTTTTCTTAAACTTTACTGTTCATTAA
- a CDS encoding TrmH family RNA methyltransferase: protein MVTKNQIKGIKSLHQKKYRKEHQLFIAEGVKVIQELLQSSFVLEHLYVTNEMEFDVPAHQRTIVSADDLKKMSALTTTPNCLAVFHCLESKSLDFSDWVVALDDVRDPGNLGTIIRLCDWFGIRHIVCSLETVDCYNPKVIQATMGSVSRVNIAYTDLATRLKKVDAPIYGTFLGGENIYEMKGVQPGVIVMGNEANGISTEIEQLVSRKITIPRFGNLQQTESLNVAMATSIVLSEFRRSVFNEQ, encoded by the coding sequence ATGGTTACCAAAAACCAAATTAAGGGAATAAAAAGCCTTCATCAAAAAAAATATAGAAAAGAACACCAATTGTTTATCGCAGAAGGAGTTAAAGTCATTCAGGAACTGCTGCAATCTTCCTTTGTTTTAGAGCATTTGTATGTGACAAACGAGATGGAATTTGATGTTCCTGCTCATCAGCGAACAATAGTGTCTGCAGATGATTTGAAAAAAATGAGCGCTTTGACCACAACGCCTAATTGTTTGGCGGTCTTTCATTGTTTAGAAAGTAAGTCGCTTGATTTTTCGGATTGGGTAGTGGCTTTGGATGATGTTCGAGATCCAGGAAATCTAGGAACAATTATTCGATTGTGTGATTGGTTTGGTATTCGACATATTGTGTGTTCTTTAGAAACTGTAGATTGTTACAATCCTAAGGTCATTCAGGCCACAATGGGATCTGTATCTCGCGTAAATATTGCGTATACCGATTTGGCTACGCGATTGAAAAAGGTAGATGCTCCTATATACGGAACCTTCTTAGGAGGTGAAAATATCTATGAAATGAAAGGTGTACAGCCAGGAGTAATCGTCATGGGAAACGAAGCAAACGGCATTTCTACTGAAATTGAGCAGCTTGTTTCTCGAAAAATAACAATTCCTCGTTTTGGCAATTTACAACAAACAGAAAGTTTGAATGTGGCTATGGCTACTTCAATTGTATTGAGTGAGTTTCGTAGATCTGTTTTTAATGAACAGTAA
- the tamL gene encoding translocation and assembly module lipoprotein TamL, with protein MGNFLSKIVFILIISACFFSCSLTKNVPEDYDLLMENSIVINDKKTSKEEIYNQLYQQPNSKFPVIGSRLRLNLYNLAKQNADSNYHAWLDQHPKTNKTLEAVLSRKQVNRLGESFIIAGFNNFLIKTGEPPVLYDSVKTEKSITRLKNYYFNKGYFDTKVTQEAKQIGKQKRSNSYYITTGDPYLLDSISYLIGTPALKTLYEDHQSKSLLKSNTVFDVKNFEEERKRITSIYRNNGAYHFQEINIRYEVDTIIDRKNKANILLIVDQQTVKSGDTLAQVPFKIYQISKVNIFTDNVSKNKAYVLDSIQYNGFNIYSSTKLQYKPKALTDAIFITPESTFSDSRRILTSRSISNLRIFNYPVIEYVEDTNDPKGNTLISNIYLTSRKKMTFNPSLDVTHSNIQDFGIGGSMGLLFRNVFRGAEIVEFGLRGTIGSSRQMSNPNDVFFNVTEYGADIKLTFPRFLFPFASNKIIPKTMLPTTAMSFGFARQRNIGLDKDNFTGIINYSWYPSRTNSFSVDVANIQYVRNTNPNNYFSVYKSSYNSLNQIAQEYEVPGDYVDDSGNLTIQGEGANRFINDALASNNPLGISPEDYSEIRSIQERKVRLSENNLILASNITFNSSTRTGINDHSFYTIRTKVEAAGGLLDLVMNNVSDKEGHTGKRTLFDVEYSQYVKTELDFVKYWDIGRQQVVAIRLFGGLAIPYGNANSIPFSRSYFSGGSNDNRGWQSYRLGPGKSGGINDFNEANMKLFFSTEYRFNISGKWNGAFFVDASNIWNVFDNIEDKNYTFNGVSSLKDLAVSSGFGIRYDFSFFVFRLDMGFKTYDPSIYSKRKWFGEFSFKESVLNVGINYPF; from the coding sequence TTGGGCAATTTTTTATCAAAAATAGTATTTATTCTTATAATCTCTGCATGTTTTTTTTCGTGTTCCTTAACGAAGAATGTGCCAGAGGATTATGATCTATTAATGGAGAACAGTATAGTTATCAATGACAAGAAAACATCCAAGGAAGAGATCTACAATCAATTATACCAACAACCCAATAGCAAATTTCCTGTTATTGGCTCTCGTTTACGACTAAACTTATACAACCTAGCCAAACAAAATGCTGATTCTAACTATCATGCTTGGTTAGACCAACACCCTAAAACCAACAAAACCTTAGAAGCTGTTCTTTCGCGCAAACAAGTTAATCGCTTAGGAGAGTCATTTATTATTGCGGGGTTTAATAACTTTTTAATTAAAACAGGTGAACCACCAGTATTATACGATAGCGTAAAAACAGAAAAATCCATTACCCGTTTAAAGAACTATTACTTCAACAAAGGGTACTTCGATACGAAGGTAACGCAAGAAGCCAAGCAAATTGGCAAACAAAAGAGAAGTAACTCCTATTATATAACAACAGGAGATCCTTATTTATTAGATAGTATTTCTTATTTGATCGGTACACCAGCATTAAAGACTTTATATGAAGATCATCAATCCAAAAGCTTACTCAAGTCCAATACGGTGTTTGATGTCAAAAACTTTGAAGAAGAGCGAAAGCGAATTACGTCGATTTACAGAAACAATGGAGCTTATCACTTCCAAGAAATCAACATTCGCTATGAGGTAGATACGATTATAGACCGCAAGAACAAAGCTAATATTCTCCTTATTGTAGATCAACAAACGGTAAAATCTGGAGATACCTTAGCTCAAGTTCCTTTTAAGATCTATCAAATTAGCAAAGTAAATATTTTCACCGACAATGTTTCGAAAAACAAGGCATACGTATTAGATAGTATTCAATATAATGGCTTTAATATATACAGTTCAACAAAATTACAATACAAGCCAAAAGCACTGACGGATGCTATATTTATCACGCCAGAAAGCACATTCAGTGATTCAAGACGAATATTAACTTCCCGTTCAATCAGCAACTTGCGCATCTTCAATTATCCTGTAATTGAATATGTTGAAGACACCAATGATCCTAAGGGCAATACGTTAATTAGCAATATCTATTTAACTTCTCGTAAAAAAATGACATTCAATCCCTCGTTGGATGTTACGCATTCGAATATACAAGACTTTGGTATTGGGGGGAGTATGGGATTATTGTTTCGAAATGTTTTTAGAGGAGCAGAAATAGTAGAATTTGGCTTAAGAGGAACGATAGGATCTTCTCGACAAATGAGCAATCCCAATGATGTATTTTTTAACGTTACTGAATATGGAGCAGATATTAAACTAACGTTTCCGCGTTTCCTATTTCCTTTCGCTTCTAATAAAATCATACCAAAAACCATGTTACCTACAACGGCAATGAGCTTCGGTTTTGCCAGACAACGCAACATTGGTTTAGACAAAGACAATTTTACAGGAATCATCAACTACAGTTGGTATCCTTCTCGCACCAACTCGTTTAGTGTGGATGTTGCTAACATTCAATATGTGAGAAACACGAATCCCAACAACTATTTTAGTGTATATAAATCTTCGTACAACAGTTTAAATCAAATTGCACAGGAGTATGAAGTACCTGGAGACTATGTAGATGATAGTGGCAATTTGACCATACAAGGAGAAGGAGCTAATCGCTTTATCAATGATGCATTAGCATCAAATAATCCCTTAGGCATTTCACCGGAAGACTATAGTGAAATACGCAGTATTCAAGAGCGTAAAGTACGTTTATCAGAAAACAACTTAATATTAGCCTCCAATATCACGTTCAATTCGTCAACAAGAACGGGAATTAACGACCATAGTTTTTACACTATTCGAACAAAGGTAGAAGCTGCAGGTGGTTTACTTGATTTGGTAATGAATAACGTAAGTGATAAAGAAGGTCATACGGGTAAAAGAACGCTATTTGATGTAGAGTACTCTCAGTACGTTAAAACAGAATTGGATTTTGTCAAATATTGGGATATAGGACGCCAGCAAGTTGTTGCTATCCGCTTATTTGGAGGTTTAGCAATTCCTTACGGCAATGCAAACTCTATTCCATTCTCCCGCAGCTATTTTTCAGGAGGCTCCAATGACAACCGCGGTTGGCAATCGTATCGATTAGGACCAGGAAAAAGCGGAGGGATTAATGATTTTAACGAGGCCAACATGAAGCTCTTCTTCAGTACAGAATACCGCTTTAACATCAGCGGGAAATGGAATGGTGCTTTCTTTGTAGATGCAAGTAATATTTGGAATGTATTTGACAATATAGAAGATAAAAACTACACCTTCAACGGAGTAAGTTCATTAAAAGACTTAGCAGTAAGTTCTGGTTTTGGAATTCGCTACGACTTTAGTTTCTTTGTCTTCCGATTAGATATGGGATTCAAAACGTATGATCCTTCTATTTACTCTAAACGCAAATGGTTTGGGGAATTTAGCTTCAAAGAGTCTGTCTTGAATGTTGGTATTAATTATCCATTCTAA
- the fbaA gene encoding class II fructose-bisphosphate aldolase — MAHNIKPGVAFGDQVQEIFNYAKEKGFALPAVNVTSSSTINGVLETAAKLNAPVIIQFSNGGASFMAGKGLSNENQKSAIAGAIAGAKHVHALAEAYGVPVILHTDHCAKNLLPWIDGLLDASEEHMSKYGKPLFSSHMIDLSEEPIQENIEISKKYLERMDKMGMTLEIELGITGGEEDGVDNSDVDSSKLYTQPDEVAYAYEELSKVSSRFTIAAAFGNVHGVYKPGNVKLTPIILKNSQDFVAKKFNLGHNPVDFVFHGGSGSSLEEIREAISYGVIKMNIDTDMQFAYTEGIRDYMTSKIEYLKTQIGNPEGADVPNKKYYDPRAWVRQGEITFNTRLEEAFKDLNNVNTL, encoded by the coding sequence ATGGCACACAATATTAAACCTGGAGTAGCATTTGGTGATCAAGTGCAAGAAATATTCAATTATGCAAAAGAGAAAGGTTTTGCTTTACCAGCTGTTAACGTGACTAGTTCTAGTACAATTAACGGTGTATTGGAAACAGCGGCAAAACTAAATGCACCTGTGATTATTCAATTTTCGAATGGTGGTGCCTCTTTTATGGCAGGAAAAGGTTTATCAAATGAGAATCAAAAATCTGCTATTGCAGGAGCTATTGCAGGGGCAAAACACGTACATGCTTTAGCTGAAGCGTATGGTGTGCCTGTTATTTTACATACGGATCACTGTGCAAAAAACTTATTACCTTGGATTGATGGGTTACTAGATGCGAGTGAGGAACATATGTCTAAATACGGAAAACCGTTATTTAGTTCACATATGATAGATTTATCAGAAGAACCTATCCAAGAAAATATTGAAATTTCTAAGAAATACCTTGAAAGAATGGACAAGATGGGTATGACATTAGAAATTGAATTAGGTATTACAGGAGGAGAAGAAGACGGAGTGGATAACTCAGATGTTGATTCTTCAAAACTATATACACAACCAGATGAAGTTGCCTACGCTTATGAAGAGTTGAGCAAAGTAAGTTCTCGTTTTACCATCGCAGCTGCTTTTGGAAACGTACATGGAGTTTACAAACCTGGAAACGTAAAACTTACACCAATCATCTTGAAAAACTCACAAGATTTTGTGGCGAAGAAATTCAATTTAGGACACAATCCTGTTGATTTTGTATTCCATGGAGGTTCTGGTTCATCGTTAGAAGAAATTAGAGAAGCTATTTCTTATGGTGTCATCAAAATGAACATCGATACGGATATGCAATTTGCATATACTGAAGGAATTAGAGACTATATGACTTCAAAAATCGAATATTTAAAAACACAAATAGGAAACCCTGAAGGAGCAGATGTACCAAACAAAAAGTACTACGATCCTCGTGCATGGGTTAGACAGGGAGAAATCACTTTTAATACTCGTTTAGAAGAGGCATTTAAAGACTTAAACAATGTAAATACATTGTAA
- the accD gene encoding acetyl-CoA carboxylase, carboxyltransferase subunit beta, with protein sequence MAWFKRKEKGIQTPTEDKKDIPKGLWYKSPTGKIIDSEELEKNLWVSPEDGYHVRIGSKEYFEILFDNGDYKEIAKSLSSKDMLKFEDTKKYVDRLKEATSKTQLNDAVRVAVGNSKGEKLVVAAMDFAFIGGSMGSVVGEKIARGIDYSLKHNIPFLMISKSGGARMMEAGFSLMQMAKTSAKLTQLSDAKIPYISLCTDPTTGGISASFAMLGDINIAEPGALIGFAGPRIVKDTTGKDLPEGFQTSEFLLEHGFLDFITHRKELKKNVNLYLDLISNRPIR encoded by the coding sequence ATGGCTTGGTTTAAAAGAAAAGAAAAAGGAATTCAAACACCAACTGAGGACAAAAAGGATATACCAAAAGGTTTATGGTACAAATCACCAACAGGTAAAATTATAGATTCTGAAGAGCTAGAAAAAAACCTATGGGTGAGTCCAGAAGACGGTTACCACGTTCGAATTGGCAGTAAGGAGTATTTTGAAATTCTTTTTGATAATGGCGATTACAAAGAAATAGCAAAGAGTTTATCTTCAAAAGATATGTTGAAATTTGAGGATACAAAAAAATACGTAGATCGCTTAAAAGAAGCTACTTCAAAAACGCAATTGAATGATGCTGTTCGTGTAGCTGTTGGAAATTCAAAAGGAGAAAAACTTGTTGTTGCTGCTATGGACTTTGCCTTTATCGGTGGATCAATGGGATCTGTTGTAGGTGAAAAAATCGCAAGGGGAATTGATTATTCTTTAAAGCACAATATTCCTTTTTTAATGATTTCTAAATCAGGAGGAGCACGTATGATGGAAGCTGGTTTTTCATTAATGCAAATGGCAAAAACTTCTGCTAAGTTGACACAACTGAGTGACGCTAAGATTCCTTATATTTCACTTTGTACAGATCCAACAACAGGAGGTATTTCTGCTTCTTTCGCTATGTTAGGAGATATCAATATCGCAGAACCAGGTGCCTTAATCGGATTTGCTGGACCACGAATTGTAAAAGATACCACAGGAAAAGATTTACCAGAAGGATTTCAAACCTCTGAATTCTTATTGGAACACGGATTCTTAGATTTTATTACTCACCGTAAGGAATTAAAGAAAAACGTGAATCTATACCTAGATTTAATTTCAAATCGTCCAATTAGATAA
- a CDS encoding ABC transporter permease, translating into MVLYFRLLLSSFQFAINALRTNKLRTLLSLLGVTVGIFSIIAVLAAVDSMDRTIKSELSGFDRNMIYVFNHSFGPSEIPRWKIDQFPNVTYEEYDYLKRNLRDVEYASFNIFVRNENMKADRYYANDVIVRPCSSDMQYLDNVKMASGRFFNESEAVNGSAVVVIGNEIANTLFPGQDPLGKEVRLYGRKFVVIGVLDKQGAISIGGGHDETAYIPINLFRQMFGDNIKAYTPVIVLKPYEQADIKLFEDEITAKLRSFRGLKVGEDINFFVNVFGGMMEFLDNIIAQMNVVGWIISMFSLLVGGFGIANIMFVSVKERTHLIGIQKAIGAKRRIILLQFLFESIILALIGGMVGIILVWTIAKGVSIWLDFAFVLSLINIAVGLGLSIVIGLISGYLPARSAAKLDPVEAIRSGM; encoded by the coding sequence ATGGTACTATATTTTAGGTTATTACTCAGTAGTTTTCAATTTGCTATCAATGCATTGAGAACAAATAAACTAAGAACCTTGCTTTCGCTCTTAGGAGTGACCGTTGGGATTTTTTCTATCATCGCTGTTTTAGCAGCTGTTGATTCAATGGATCGTACCATCAAATCCGAGTTAAGTGGGTTTGATCGCAATATGATTTATGTTTTTAATCACTCCTTTGGGCCTTCGGAAATTCCGCGTTGGAAGATCGATCAGTTTCCCAATGTTACTTATGAAGAATATGATTATCTAAAGCGAAATTTAAGGGATGTTGAATATGCGTCCTTTAATATTTTTGTGCGCAATGAAAATATGAAAGCGGATCGGTATTACGCTAACGATGTTATTGTGCGCCCCTGTAGTTCTGATATGCAATACCTGGATAACGTAAAGATGGCGAGTGGTCGTTTTTTTAATGAATCTGAAGCTGTAAATGGAAGTGCGGTTGTGGTGATTGGAAATGAAATTGCCAATACACTTTTTCCTGGCCAAGATCCATTGGGAAAAGAGGTGCGTTTGTATGGCCGAAAATTTGTGGTTATTGGAGTTTTAGATAAACAAGGAGCCATTTCAATCGGTGGGGGACATGATGAAACTGCTTATATTCCCATTAATTTATTTCGACAAATGTTTGGGGATAACATTAAGGCGTATACACCCGTTATTGTATTAAAACCTTATGAACAAGCAGATATTAAGCTTTTTGAAGATGAAATTACGGCAAAATTACGTTCGTTTAGAGGGCTCAAAGTAGGGGAGGATATCAACTTCTTTGTTAATGTATTTGGCGGAATGATGGAGTTTTTAGACAATATTATCGCGCAAATGAATGTGGTGGGTTGGATTATTAGTATGTTTTCTTTGTTGGTTGGTGGATTTGGAATCGCTAACATCATGTTTGTTTCGGTTAAAGAACGCACCCATTTAATTGGCATTCAAAAGGCAATAGGTGCCAAGAGGCGTATTATTTTATTGCAGTTTTTATTTGAGTCAATTATCTTAGCGCTAATCGGTGGAATGGTGGGAATTATTCTGGTTTGGACGATTGCTAAAGGAGTAAGTATATGGCTTGATTTTGCGTTTGTACTTAGCCTCATTAACATTGCTGTTGGATTGGGCTTGTCTATTGTAATTGGTTTGATTTCGGGCTATTTACCTGCTCGATCTGCTGCAAAGTTAGATCCAGTAGAGGCAATTCGATCGGGAATGTAA
- the purH gene encoding bifunctional phosphoribosylaminoimidazolecarboxamide formyltransferase/IMP cyclohydrolase — translation MNTTKKIQSALISVFSKDGLEPIVRELHKNEVTIYSTGGTETFIKDLGIPVVPVEDITSYPSILGGRVKTLHPKIFGGILNRQDHEGDIQQMQEFEIPQIDVVIVDLYPFEKTVASGAGEADIIEKIDIGGISLIRAGAKNFKDTVIVPSVNEYDLFLQMLLENKCSTTLAQRRLLATKAFHVSSHYDGAIFNYFNEADDTLKISHAEGIELRYGENPHQKGHFFGDFDQLFEKLHGKELSYNNLLDVDAAVNLMNEFKGEQPTFAILKHNNACGLAQRNTMKEAYVDALAGDPTSAFGGVLIANGLIDVATAQEINQLFCEVVIAPAYETAAIEILKEKKNRIILVLNEIELPKKHVRTCLNGILVQDKDHVTDNKDHLTTVTKVAPTDKEVEDLLFASKICKHTKSNTIVLVKDGQLCASGTGQTSRVDALRQAIEKANSFEFNLKGAVMASDAFFPFPDCVAIADQAGITAVIQPGGSIKDDLSITYCDENKIAMVFTGIRHFKH, via the coding sequence ATGAACACAACTAAAAAGATTCAATCGGCCTTAATTTCTGTTTTTAGCAAAGATGGATTAGAACCTATTGTACGAGAACTACACAAAAACGAGGTAACTATTTATTCTACAGGAGGTACAGAAACTTTCATTAAAGATTTAGGCATTCCAGTTGTTCCTGTTGAAGATATTACGTCATATCCTTCTATTTTAGGAGGTAGAGTAAAAACTTTACACCCGAAAATTTTTGGTGGAATCTTAAATAGACAAGATCACGAGGGAGATATTCAACAAATGCAAGAATTCGAAATTCCTCAAATCGACGTAGTCATTGTAGATTTATATCCATTTGAAAAAACGGTTGCTTCTGGCGCTGGTGAAGCAGATATCATTGAAAAGATCGATATCGGTGGAATTTCATTAATCCGCGCGGGGGCTAAAAACTTCAAAGATACAGTTATCGTACCTTCAGTAAATGAATACGATTTATTCTTACAAATGTTGCTTGAGAACAAGTGCTCAACAACATTAGCACAAAGACGTTTACTAGCGACTAAAGCGTTTCATGTTTCTTCTCATTACGATGGGGCAATTTTCAACTATTTCAATGAAGCGGATGACACGTTGAAAATCAGCCATGCTGAGGGAATTGAATTGCGTTACGGAGAAAACCCTCACCAAAAAGGGCATTTCTTTGGAGATTTCGATCAATTATTTGAGAAATTACACGGAAAGGAATTGTCGTACAACAACCTATTAGACGTTGATGCTGCGGTAAACTTAATGAATGAATTCAAAGGAGAACAACCGACTTTTGCAATTTTAAAACACAATAATGCTTGTGGTCTAGCGCAAAGAAACACGATGAAAGAAGCGTATGTAGATGCCTTAGCTGGAGATCCTACTTCTGCATTTGGTGGTGTTTTAATCGCTAATGGTTTGATTGATGTTGCTACAGCACAAGAAATCAACCAATTATTCTGCGAAGTTGTTATTGCTCCTGCATACGAAACTGCAGCAATTGAGATTTTAAAAGAAAAGAAAAACAGAATTATCTTAGTATTAAATGAAATTGAGTTGCCTAAAAAACACGTACGCACTTGTTTAAATGGTATCTTAGTACAAGATAAAGATCATGTAACTGACAATAAAGACCATCTAACAACCGTTACTAAAGTAGCTCCAACTGACAAAGAAGTAGAAGATTTATTATTTGCTTCTAAAATTTGCAAACACACCAAATCAAATACAATTGTTTTAGTGAAAGACGGGCAACTTTGCGCTTCAGGAACAGGACAAACATCAAGAGTAGATGCTTTGCGTCAAGCGATTGAGAAAGCTAATTCATTCGAATTCAACCTAAAAGGAGCTGTAATGGCAAGTGATGCTTTCTTTCCTTTCCCTGACTGTGTAGCGATTGCTGACCAGGCTGGAATTACAGCGGTTATCCAACCCGGTGGTTCAATTAAAGACGATTTGAGTATTACGTACTGTGATGAAAATAAAATCGCAATGGTTTTCACTGGAATTCGCCATTTTAAACATTAA
- a CDS encoding rod shape-determining protein produces MGFFDFMTEDIAIDLGTANTLIIHDGKVVVDNPSIVARDRTTGKIIAVGKEASLMQGKTHGNIKTIRPLKDGVIADFDASEKMISLFIKSIPALRKKMFTPALRMVVCIPSGITEVEMRAVKESCERVNGKEVYLIHEPMSAAIGIGVDIMQPKGNMIVDIGGGTTEIAVIALGGIVCDKSVKIAGDVFTNDIIYYMRTQHNLFVGESTAEKIKIQIGAATEDLETAPEDMLVQGRDLLTGKPKQVTVSYREIAKALDKSIQRIEDAVMETLSQTPPELAADIYNTGIYLAGGGSMLRGLDKRISQKTDLPVYIAEDPLRAVVRGTGLAIKNIDKYKSVLIK; encoded by the coding sequence ATGGGATTTTTTGATTTCATGACGGAAGATATCGCAATTGACTTAGGTACTGCGAACACCCTTATCATTCACGATGGAAAAGTTGTCGTTGACAATCCATCAATCGTTGCTAGAGATAGGACAACGGGAAAAATTATAGCCGTTGGAAAAGAAGCGAGTTTGATGCAAGGAAAAACGCATGGTAACATCAAAACGATACGCCCTTTAAAAGACGGAGTTATTGCTGATTTTGACGCATCAGAAAAAATGATAAGCCTCTTTATCAAAAGCATTCCTGCTCTAAGAAAAAAAATGTTTACACCTGCTTTGCGCATGGTTGTATGTATTCCTTCCGGAATTACGGAGGTTGAAATGCGTGCTGTAAAAGAATCTTGTGAGCGTGTAAATGGTAAAGAGGTTTATCTAATACATGAACCAATGTCTGCTGCTATTGGTATTGGTGTAGACATTATGCAACCCAAAGGAAACATGATTGTTGATATCGGAGGAGGAACAACAGAAATTGCTGTTATTGCTCTTGGCGGTATTGTGTGTGATAAATCCGTAAAAATTGCGGGTGACGTATTTACAAACGACATCATTTACTATATGCGTACACAACACAACTTATTTGTTGGGGAGAGTACAGCAGAAAAGATTAAAATTCAAATAGGAGCTGCAACAGAAGATTTAGAAACTGCTCCAGAAGATATGCTAGTTCAAGGACGTGACTTGTTAACGGGAAAACCAAAACAGGTAACAGTTTCTTACCGCGAAATAGCAAAAGCATTAGACAAATCAATACAACGTATCGAAGATGCTGTAATGGAAACGTTATCTCAAACGCCTCCAGAGTTAGCAGCTGATATATACAATACGGGAATCTACCTCGCAGGTGGAGGATCTATGTTGAGAGGACTAGACAAGCGAATCTCTCAAAAAACAGATTTACCTGTTTATATTGCAGAAGATCCATTACGTGCAGTTGTACGTGGAACGGGGCTTGCCATCAAAAATATTGACAAATACAAAAGTGTATTGATAAAATAA